One genomic segment of Desulfosporosinus sp. Sb-LF includes these proteins:
- the mtgB gene encoding glycine betaine--corrinoid protein methyltransferase produces the protein MLPKYDVLTQEQVEIIHNESIKILEEVGMDFDYEPALEVFRAQGQKVEGNRVHFTREFIEGKVKLAPSQFTLHARNPEHNLVCGGENIIYMPGYGAPFIQLADGTRRKSTMQDYDNIVKLAGASKNMHMTGGTVAEPQDIPDEIRHLKMIYSSIKNSDKCFMGSAEGRERAEDSIEMVSLLFGGKEVIKEKPVLISLINSLTPLKYDERMLGALMAYAEAGQAVVIASLVMAGSTGPAALVGTLALQNAEVLAGIALAQSINPGTPVVYGSTSALSDMRNGSLSIGSPECALFISASAQIARYYGVPSRSGGGLNDSKIVDAQAGYESMMTLMATTVTGINFVLHTAGILQYFMAISYEKFMMDDEMAGMLLHYMKGFNFDEDGLAFDAIAKVGPGGHFLTQKHTRKNHKKEFRTPQLSDRSAYEAWSKESLDTNQRAHKQWQEVLASYVAPALDESIDNLLLEFIAKRSE, from the coding sequence ATGTTACCTAAGTATGATGTTTTGACACAAGAACAGGTAGAGATCATTCATAATGAATCGATAAAGATTCTTGAAGAAGTCGGTATGGATTTCGATTATGAACCAGCTTTGGAGGTCTTTAGGGCTCAAGGACAAAAGGTAGAAGGAAATCGGGTACATTTTACGAGAGAATTTATTGAGGGAAAAGTTAAACTTGCACCTTCTCAATTCACCCTCCATGCCCGTAATCCGGAACACAATTTGGTCTGCGGTGGGGAGAACATCATCTATATGCCTGGTTATGGGGCGCCCTTTATTCAATTAGCTGACGGGACTCGTCGTAAAAGCACGATGCAGGACTACGATAATATTGTTAAATTAGCAGGGGCTAGCAAAAACATGCATATGACTGGGGGAACGGTGGCTGAACCACAAGATATTCCAGACGAAATTAGACATTTGAAAATGATCTATAGTTCAATTAAAAACTCGGATAAGTGTTTTATGGGCAGTGCTGAAGGTCGGGAACGCGCAGAAGACTCCATCGAAATGGTGTCACTCCTTTTTGGTGGTAAAGAGGTCATTAAGGAAAAACCAGTGCTAATCTCCCTCATCAACTCATTGACTCCCTTGAAATATGACGAGAGAATGTTAGGAGCTCTGATGGCCTATGCAGAAGCAGGCCAAGCCGTTGTTATAGCTTCTTTGGTTATGGCCGGTTCTACCGGACCTGCAGCCTTGGTTGGTACTTTAGCACTTCAAAATGCTGAAGTTTTAGCCGGAATAGCCCTAGCCCAAAGTATTAATCCTGGGACACCCGTCGTATACGGCTCAACCTCAGCACTCAGTGATATGCGTAATGGGAGCCTCTCAATCGGTAGTCCAGAGTGTGCGCTATTCATTTCGGCCAGTGCTCAAATTGCCCGCTATTACGGTGTTCCCAGTCGGTCAGGTGGCGGTTTGAACGATTCCAAGATTGTCGATGCCCAAGCTGGTTATGAATCTATGATGACTCTAATGGCGACTACCGTGACGGGTATCAACTTTGTTCTTCATACAGCAGGAATTTTGCAGTACTTCATGGCTATTTCTTATGAGAAATTTATGATGGACGATGAAATGGCCGGGATGCTCTTGCATTACATGAAGGGGTTCAATTTTGATGAGGACGGTTTAGCGTTTGATGCGATTGCTAAAGTAGGACCGGGAGGACACTTCCTGACTCAAAAACATACCCGTAAGAATCATAAAAAAGAGTTCCGTACTCCTCAATTGAGTGATCGCTCTGCCTATGAGGCTTGGTCCAAGGAAAGCTTGGATACAAATCAAAGGGCTCATAAACAATGGCAAGAGGTTTTGGCTAGTTACGTAGCACCAGCTCTTGACGAAAGCATTGATAATCTGTTGTTAGAATTCATCGCCAAGCGTTCTGAATAG
- a CDS encoding tetrahydromethanopterin S-methyltransferase subunit H, whose product MLKYTSEQHVYDINGVKVGGQPGQYPTVLIGSIFYRGHKIVKDGVKGIFDEEAAKALLDQEAELSAETGNPFILDVLGESVEALTRYVEFVMKNSKAPFLLDSISPAVRMGALKELGNDPEVRKRLIYNSIDEHYSEEELAAIKESGIKTAVILAFSNKALKPKARIKLLTGDGEKEGLIDAAKRAGIEQFLVDPGVLDVPSASWTSEAINVVNEEFGYPGGCAPSNAVYLWKKMRSKGTPFFEVAGAAVFTYPVTQGASFILYGPMVNAPWVYRAIATTDAMMAYNNKLTGVKSGTPEYPLVKIF is encoded by the coding sequence ATGTTAAAGTATACTTCAGAACAACATGTTTACGATATTAATGGCGTAAAGGTAGGTGGACAACCGGGACAATATCCTACTGTGCTTATCGGTAGCATCTTTTATCGGGGTCACAAAATTGTCAAAGATGGCGTGAAGGGAATCTTTGATGAAGAGGCTGCGAAAGCTCTTCTCGATCAAGAAGCTGAGTTAAGTGCTGAAACGGGTAATCCATTTATTCTTGACGTTTTAGGGGAATCGGTAGAGGCTTTAACACGTTATGTTGAATTTGTTATGAAAAATTCCAAGGCTCCTTTTTTATTGGACAGTATCAGTCCTGCCGTACGGATGGGTGCTTTGAAAGAACTTGGCAATGATCCGGAAGTCCGCAAAAGACTAATCTATAACTCAATTGACGAGCATTATTCCGAGGAAGAGTTGGCTGCTATTAAAGAAAGCGGGATTAAAACCGCCGTCATTTTGGCGTTTAGTAATAAAGCTTTAAAACCTAAAGCCAGAATTAAGCTCCTAACAGGAGATGGGGAGAAAGAAGGCTTAATTGATGCTGCTAAGAGAGCAGGAATCGAGCAGTTTCTTGTTGATCCTGGTGTGTTAGATGTACCAAGTGCTAGTTGGACAAGTGAGGCTATCAATGTAGTCAATGAAGAATTCGGTTATCCTGGAGGATGTGCTCCTTCTAACGCCGTTTATTTATGGAAGAAAATGCGTTCTAAAGGAACACCATTTTTCGAAGTGGCCGGGGCTGCTGTCTTTACTTATCCAGTAACTCAAGGTGCCAGTTTCATTCTCTACGGTCCTATGGTCAACGCTCCCTGGGTTTATAGGGCAATTGCAACTACCGATGCAATGATGGCTTATAATAATAAACTAACTGGTGTCAAGTCAGGAACACCTGAATATCCGTTAGTAAAGATTTTCTAA